Proteins found in one Streptomyces sp. CB09001 genomic segment:
- a CDS encoding NAD(P)H-binding protein: MTHHPSTSTTPLLVTGGTGTLGGHVVPLLRAAGQDVRVLTRRPRPDADGITYVTGDLSTGEGVEAAVDGVHTVLHLAGGPKGDDEATGTLVRAAVGADVRHLVYISVVGADRVPLAWLRTKLESERAIAASGIGWTVLRAAQFHELTLTMIEKMTRLPVLPAPGGLRLQPVAAREVAARLAELTLAGPSGRVPDMTGPEVHDLATLARSYLDARGGRRRPKLPVRIPGKAGRAYRSGENLTLEDALVGKLTWAEFLAERAAG, from the coding sequence ATGACCCACCACCCCTCGACCTCCACGACGCCCCTCCTCGTCACCGGCGGCACCGGAACCCTCGGCGGCCATGTCGTCCCGCTGCTGCGGGCGGCCGGTCAGGACGTACGCGTCCTCACCCGACGCCCCCGCCCCGACGCGGACGGCATCACGTACGTCACCGGCGACCTCAGCACCGGCGAGGGCGTCGAGGCCGCCGTCGACGGCGTGCACACCGTGCTGCACCTGGCGGGCGGCCCCAAGGGCGACGACGAGGCGACCGGCACCCTGGTGCGCGCCGCGGTCGGTGCGGACGTACGGCACCTCGTGTACATCTCGGTCGTGGGCGCCGACCGCGTCCCGCTGGCCTGGCTGCGCACCAAGCTGGAGTCGGAGCGGGCGATCGCCGCCTCGGGGATCGGCTGGACGGTGCTGCGGGCGGCCCAGTTCCACGAGCTGACGCTGACGATGATCGAGAAGATGACCCGGCTGCCGGTGCTCCCGGCCCCGGGCGGGCTGCGTCTGCAACCGGTCGCCGCCCGCGAGGTCGCCGCGCGCCTGGCCGAGCTGACGCTGGCCGGGCCGTCCGGCCGCGTGCCCGACATGACCGGACCCGAGGTCCACGATCTGGCCACGCTGGCCCGTTCCTACCTCGATGCGCGCGGCGGACGCCGACGCCCGAAGCTGCCGGTGCGCATTCCCGGGAAAGCGGGGCGCGCGTACCGTTCTGGCGAGAACCTCACCCTGGAAGACGCGCTGGTCGGGAAGCTGACGTGGGCCGAATTCCTGGCGGAGAGGGCGGCCGGATGA
- a CDS encoding nitrate reductase subunit alpha → MVRSRAKAAADAADRLLKAGQLLRKSPTTLDLRAVYRTDQKVNDSPYRERWAHDKVVRSTHGVNCTGSCSWKVYVKDGLITWETQQTDYPSVGPDRPEYEPRGCPRGASFSWYTYSPTRVRHPLARGVLVEMYRDAKRRHGGDPVAAWAELTSDPDKRRRYQRARGHGGFVRVDWDEALEIAAAAQVHTIAEYGPDRVAGFSPIPAMSMASHAVGARYHSLIGAPMISFYDWYADLPIASPQVFGDQTDVPESGDWWDAAHLMLWGSNVPVTRTPDAHWMAEARYRGQKVVVVSPDYADATKFADEWLHPHPGTDGALAMAMGHVLLTEFFVRRQVPYFTDYVKRFTDLPFLVALDEHAEGRRTPSKFVTAADLGLGRHADAGARAWMPVLIDADTDDVVVPNGTLGDRWGKGGAGRWNLDLGGVDPLLTLHGHTDGRRGNGVEVVLPRFDEPGATVVRGVPAREIGGRLVTTVYDLLLAQYAVARPGLTGQWPTGYDDAEEPCTPAWQERITSVPADAAIRTAREFARTAEQTRGRCMIVMGAGTNHWFHSDTIYRSFLSLLILTGCQGVNGGGWAHYVGQEKVRPYTGWQQLSTAADWVRPSRQMAGTPYWYLHTGQWRYESHAADALASPTAPGTLAGLHTADLVAQSARLGWMPSYPTFDANPLDLGRRARESGQEPADWIAEQLGSGAVDFAGEDPDAPRNWPRVLTVWRANLIGSSAKGNEYFLRHLLGARDGATADEAPPGHRPRSVAWRDDAPEGKLDLLLSLDFRMTSTTLFSDLVLPAATWYEKHDLSSTDMHPFVHAFSPAINPPWQARTDFEIFHSLARRLSELAAGRLDTAHDLVATALQHDTPGETAQPGGRVTDWRDGRTPIEPGRNAPQVSVVERDYTAVADRLAAFGPLAEEHGMTVKGVTVNPHEESRWLAARCGTAAAGAARGRPLLDTDVKFCEAVLALSGTTNGRLAAEGFDRLADRVGAGAGLAELAASVRERRVVFSDTQERPVQVGASFEWSGKEAPDRRYSPFTVNTEHKKPWHTLTGRQHFYVDHDWLAELGEQLPVYRPPLNLAELGDTPTPTGDGRAVTVRYLTPHAKWSIHSEYQENLLMQTLARGGPVIWMSPADAAAIGAADNDWVEAVNAHGVVVARAIVSHRVPDGTVLMYHVQERLVNVPKSEANSRRGGVHNSLTKLLVKPTHLIGGYGQLSFAPNYYGPTGNQRDAVTTIRRRSQEVTY, encoded by the coding sequence GTGGTGCGAAGCAGGGCGAAGGCCGCGGCCGACGCCGCCGACCGGCTGCTGAAGGCCGGTCAGCTGCTGCGGAAGTCCCCGACCACCCTCGACCTGAGGGCCGTGTACCGCACGGACCAGAAAGTCAATGACAGTCCTTATCGGGAGCGGTGGGCGCATGACAAAGTCGTGCGCTCCACGCACGGCGTCAACTGCACGGGTTCCTGCTCGTGGAAGGTGTACGTCAAGGACGGTCTGATCACCTGGGAGACCCAGCAGACGGATTATCCGAGCGTCGGCCCCGACCGGCCGGAGTACGAGCCGCGCGGCTGCCCGCGCGGCGCCTCCTTTTCCTGGTACACCTACTCGCCCACCCGCGTTCGCCATCCGTTGGCCCGCGGTGTCCTCGTCGAAATGTACCGGGACGCCAAACGCCGGCACGGCGGCGACCCCGTGGCCGCCTGGGCCGAGCTGACGTCCGACCCCGACAAGCGGCGCCGCTACCAGCGCGCCCGCGGCCACGGCGGCTTCGTCCGCGTCGACTGGGACGAGGCGCTGGAGATCGCCGCCGCCGCCCAGGTGCACACCATCGCCGAGTACGGCCCCGACCGGGTGGCCGGTTTCTCCCCGATCCCCGCCATGTCGATGGCCTCGCACGCGGTCGGCGCCCGCTACCACTCCCTCATCGGCGCCCCGATGATCTCCTTCTACGACTGGTACGCCGACCTCCCGATCGCCTCCCCGCAGGTCTTCGGAGACCAGACCGACGTACCGGAGTCGGGGGACTGGTGGGACGCGGCCCACCTGATGCTGTGGGGTTCCAACGTCCCCGTCACCCGCACCCCGGACGCCCACTGGATGGCGGAGGCCCGCTACCGGGGCCAGAAGGTCGTCGTGGTCTCGCCCGACTACGCGGACGCCACCAAGTTCGCCGACGAGTGGCTGCACCCGCATCCCGGTACGGACGGTGCGCTCGCCATGGCGATGGGGCACGTGCTGCTCACCGAGTTCTTCGTGCGCCGGCAGGTGCCCTACTTCACCGACTACGTGAAGCGCTTCACCGACCTGCCCTTCCTGGTCGCCCTCGACGAGCACGCGGAGGGCCGACGGACACCCAGCAAGTTCGTCACCGCCGCCGACCTCGGGCTCGGCCGGCACGCCGACGCCGGGGCGCGGGCCTGGATGCCGGTGCTGATCGACGCCGACACCGACGACGTCGTCGTCCCGAACGGCACCCTCGGCGACCGGTGGGGCAAGGGTGGCGCGGGGCGCTGGAACCTCGACCTCGGCGGGGTCGATCCGCTCCTCACCCTGCACGGGCACACGGACGGCCGCCGCGGCAACGGTGTCGAGGTGGTGCTGCCCCGCTTCGACGAACCCGGCGCCACCGTCGTGCGCGGTGTCCCGGCCCGGGAGATCGGCGGCCGGCTCGTCACCACCGTCTACGACCTCCTCCTCGCCCAGTACGCCGTCGCCCGCCCCGGACTCACCGGGCAGTGGCCCACCGGCTACGACGACGCCGAGGAACCCTGCACCCCCGCCTGGCAGGAACGCATCACCTCGGTCCCGGCGGACGCGGCGATCCGCACCGCCCGGGAGTTCGCGCGCACCGCCGAGCAGACCCGGGGCCGCTGCATGATCGTCATGGGCGCCGGAACCAACCACTGGTTCCACTCCGACACCATCTACCGCTCCTTCCTCTCCCTGCTCATCCTCACCGGCTGCCAGGGCGTCAACGGCGGCGGCTGGGCGCACTACGTCGGCCAGGAGAAGGTCCGCCCGTACACCGGCTGGCAGCAGCTGTCCACGGCCGCCGACTGGGTCCGGCCCTCGCGGCAGATGGCGGGCACCCCGTACTGGTACCTGCACACCGGCCAGTGGCGGTACGAGTCCCACGCCGCCGACGCCCTCGCGTCGCCCACCGCGCCCGGCACCCTCGCCGGGCTCCACACCGCCGACCTGGTCGCCCAGTCCGCCCGGCTCGGCTGGATGCCGTCGTACCCGACCTTCGACGCCAATCCGCTCGACCTCGGCCGCCGGGCCCGGGAGAGCGGGCAGGAGCCGGCCGACTGGATCGCGGAGCAACTCGGCTCGGGCGCCGTCGACTTCGCCGGCGAGGACCCCGACGCGCCCCGCAACTGGCCGCGCGTCCTGACCGTGTGGCGGGCCAACCTGATCGGCTCCTCCGCCAAGGGCAACGAGTACTTCCTGCGCCACCTGCTCGGCGCCCGCGACGGTGCCACCGCCGACGAGGCGCCGCCCGGGCACCGGCCGCGCTCCGTGGCCTGGCGGGACGACGCCCCCGAGGGCAAGCTCGACCTGCTGCTGAGCCTCGACTTCCGGATGACCTCCACGACGCTCTTCTCCGACCTCGTGCTGCCCGCCGCCACCTGGTACGAGAAGCACGACCTGTCCTCCACGGACATGCACCCCTTCGTGCACGCCTTCAGCCCCGCGATCAACCCGCCCTGGCAGGCCCGCACCGACTTCGAGATCTTCCACTCCCTCGCCCGCCGACTGAGCGAACTCGCCGCCGGACGCCTCGACACGGCCCACGACCTGGTCGCCACCGCCCTCCAGCACGACACCCCCGGCGAGACGGCCCAGCCCGGCGGCCGGGTCACCGACTGGCGCGACGGACGCACCCCCATCGAGCCGGGCCGCAACGCCCCTCAGGTCTCCGTGGTGGAACGGGACTACACGGCCGTCGCCGACCGGCTCGCCGCCTTCGGGCCGCTGGCCGAGGAACACGGCATGACCGTCAAGGGCGTGACCGTCAACCCGCACGAGGAGTCGCGCTGGCTCGCCGCCCGCTGCGGCACCGCCGCCGCCGGAGCCGCCCGCGGGCGCCCCCTGCTCGACACCGACGTCAAGTTCTGCGAGGCGGTCCTCGCCCTGTCCGGCACCACCAACGGCCGCCTCGCCGCCGAGGGCTTCGACCGCCTCGCCGACCGCGTCGGCGCCGGCGCCGGGCTCGCGGAGCTGGCCGCGTCGGTGCGGGAGCGGCGGGTGGTCTTCTCCGACACCCAGGAGCGGCCCGTACAGGTCGGGGCGAGCTTCGAGTGGTCCGGCAAGGAGGCGCCCGACCGGCGCTACTCGCCCTTCACCGTCAACACCGAGCACAAGAAGCCCTGGCACACCCTCACCGGCCGCCAGCACTTCTACGTCGACCACGACTGGTTGGCCGAGCTGGGCGAGCAACTCCCCGTCTACCGGCCCCCGCTGAACCTGGCCGAGCTGGGCGACACCCCGACGCCCACCGGCGACGGCCGCGCGGTGACCGTCCGCTACCTCACCCCGCACGCCAAGTGGTCCATCCACTCCGAGTACCAGGAGAACCTGCTGATGCAGACCCTGGCCCGGGGCGGCCCCGTCATCTGGATGAGCCCCGCCGACGCCGCCGCGATCGGCGCCGCCGACAACGACTGGGTGGAGGCCGTCAACGCACACGGCGTCGTCGTCGCCCGCGCAATCGTCTCGCACCGCGTCCCGGACGGCACGGTGCTGATGTACCACGTCCAGGAACGCCTGGTGAACGTCCCCAAGTCGGAGGCGAACAGCCGCCGCGGCGGCGTCCACAACTCCCTCACCAAGCTGCTCGTCAAACCCACCCACCTGATCGGCGGTTACGGCCAGCTCTCCTTCGCCCCCAACTACTACGGCCCGACCGGCAACCAGCGCGATGCCGTCACCACGATCCGGCGCCGCTCCCAGGAGGTCACGTACTGA
- the narH gene encoding nitrate reductase subunit beta, translating to MRVMAQVAMVMNLDKCIGCHTCSVTCKQTWTNRTGTEYVWFNNVETRPGQGYPRGHEDQEKWKGGWHLKGGRLVPRTGGRARRLARLFANPELPTLDDYYQPWTYDYENLTTAPLGDDIPTAPPRSAIDGHPTAITWGPNWDDDLGGGPDQLAADPLLARMSEQVRLDYERAFMFYLPRICEHCLNPSCVAVCPSGALYKRVEDGIVLVDQDRCRGWRMCVSGCPYKKVYFNHATGKAEKCTFCYPRIEAGDPTVCSETCVGRLRYLGVMLYDPDKVGAAASVTDEQDLYEAQLGCFLDPDDPEVARAAEASGIPHDWVEAARRSPVRALITRYRVALPLHPEYRTMPMVWYVPPLSPVVDALTGSGHDGEDPAALFGAIDTLRIPLGYLAELFTAGDPGPVEAALCRLAAMRSHMRRVNLGEEQDPRIAESVGLDEPGILELYRLLALAKYDERYVIPTAYTGSVPDPGGTGAGCSLDGVGGPGMMPEGAGGGPGPGFGSGSGSGSGEFDPDAFHAPPTAGSGTSSSALRGRVNLLNWNGKGRPNGLFPRARGTVRTEPEL from the coding sequence ATGCGCGTCATGGCACAGGTGGCGATGGTCATGAACCTCGACAAGTGCATCGGCTGCCACACCTGCTCGGTCACCTGCAAACAGACCTGGACCAACCGCACCGGCACCGAGTACGTCTGGTTCAACAACGTCGAGACCCGCCCCGGACAGGGCTACCCCCGCGGCCACGAGGACCAGGAGAAGTGGAAGGGCGGCTGGCACCTCAAGGGCGGGCGCCTCGTCCCGCGCACCGGCGGCCGCGCCCGCCGCCTCGCCCGCCTCTTCGCCAACCCCGAACTCCCCACCCTCGACGACTACTACCAGCCCTGGACCTACGACTACGAGAACCTCACCACCGCACCCCTCGGCGACGACATCCCCACCGCCCCGCCCCGCTCGGCGATCGACGGCCACCCCACCGCCATCACCTGGGGCCCCAACTGGGACGACGACCTCGGCGGCGGCCCCGACCAGCTCGCCGCCGACCCGCTGCTCGCCCGGATGAGCGAGCAGGTCCGGCTCGACTACGAGCGGGCGTTCATGTTCTACCTGCCCCGCATCTGCGAGCACTGCCTCAACCCGTCCTGCGTCGCCGTCTGCCCCTCCGGCGCCCTCTACAAGCGCGTCGAGGACGGCATCGTCCTGGTCGACCAGGACCGCTGCCGGGGCTGGCGGATGTGCGTCAGCGGCTGCCCGTACAAGAAGGTCTACTTCAACCACGCCACCGGCAAGGCCGAGAAGTGCACCTTCTGCTACCCGCGCATCGAGGCCGGGGATCCCACCGTCTGCTCCGAGACCTGCGTCGGCCGGCTCCGCTACCTCGGCGTCATGCTCTACGACCCCGACAAGGTCGGCGCCGCCGCCTCCGTCACCGACGAGCAGGACCTGTACGAGGCCCAGCTCGGCTGCTTCCTCGACCCCGACGACCCCGAGGTGGCCCGCGCGGCGGAGGCGTCCGGCATCCCGCACGACTGGGTCGAGGCCGCGCGCCGCTCCCCGGTGCGCGCGCTGATCACCCGCTACCGCGTCGCGCTCCCGCTGCACCCGGAGTACCGCACGATGCCGATGGTCTGGTACGTCCCGCCGCTCTCCCCGGTCGTCGACGCCCTCACCGGCAGCGGCCACGACGGGGAGGACCCGGCCGCGCTGTTCGGCGCGATCGACACGCTGCGCATCCCCCTCGGCTACCTCGCCGAGCTCTTCACCGCGGGCGATCCGGGTCCCGTCGAAGCGGCCCTGTGCCGGCTGGCCGCGATGCGCTCCCACATGCGGCGCGTCAACCTCGGCGAGGAACAGGACCCGCGGATCGCCGAGTCGGTCGGTCTTGACGAGCCCGGAATCCTGGAGCTGTACCGGCTGCTCGCCCTCGCCAAGTACGACGAGCGGTACGTCATCCCGACCGCCTACACCGGCTCCGTCCCCGACCCCGGCGGCACCGGGGCGGGCTGCAGCCTGGACGGCGTCGGCGGGCCGGGGATGATGCCGGAGGGCGCGGGCGGCGGCCCCGGCCCCGGCTTCGGCTCCGGCTCCGGCTCCGGATCCGGGGAGTTCGACCCGGACGCCTTCCACGCGCCGCCGACCGCCGGGTCCGGAACGTCGTCGTCCGCGCTGCGCGGCCGGGTCAACCTCCTGAACTGGAACGGGAAGGGACGCCCGAACGGCCTCTTCCCGCGCGCCCGCGGCACCGTCCGGACGGAGCCCGAGCTGTGA
- the narJ gene encoding nitrate reductase molybdenum cofactor assembly chaperone, producing the protein MFQAAALLLAYPDRDWPRRPRTVRETVAALPGPEIQLLLSFCDRAEREDPLAVAARYVATFDRSRRRCLYLTYYTDGDTRRRGAALARIKSVYRTHGWLPPDDELPDFLPLMLEFAARTPGAGTALLTEHRAAIEVLRYALEAHRSPYAALLQAVGRCLPGQAPASREEALRLTRTGPPAEAVGLDVLGPFPAQPRPHDDGARR; encoded by the coding sequence GTGTTCCAGGCCGCCGCCCTGCTGCTGGCGTACCCGGACCGGGACTGGCCCCGCCGCCCGCGCACCGTCCGCGAGACGGTCGCCGCGCTTCCCGGCCCCGAGATCCAGCTCCTGCTCTCCTTCTGCGACCGGGCGGAGCGGGAGGACCCCCTCGCCGTGGCCGCCCGCTACGTGGCCACCTTCGACCGCAGCCGCCGGCGCTGCCTCTACCTCACCTACTACACCGACGGCGACACCCGCCGCCGCGGCGCCGCACTGGCCCGAATCAAGTCCGTGTACCGCACCCACGGCTGGCTGCCGCCCGACGACGAACTGCCCGACTTCCTGCCGCTGATGCTGGAGTTCGCCGCCCGCACCCCCGGGGCGGGCACCGCACTGCTGACGGAACACCGCGCGGCGATCGAGGTCCTGCGCTACGCCCTCGAAGCCCACCGCAGCCCCTACGCCGCCCTCCTCCAGGCCGTCGGCCGGTGCCTGCCGGGCCAGGCACCGGCCAGCCGCGAGGAGGCCCTGCGCCTGACCCGTACCGGCCCGCCGGCCGAGGCGGTGGGCCTCGACGTCCTTGGACCCTTCCCCGCCCAGCCCCGGCCGCACGACGACGGAGCCCGCCGATGA
- the narI gene encoding respiratory nitrate reductase subunit gamma: MRHLHIALWGVLPYLTLVVLVAGTAWRYHYDRFGFTTRSSQLHESRLLRIAGPLFHYGLLFVIAGHVAGLLVPESLTDRLHVGEHLYHANALIAGGTAGLATLAGLALLLYRRLRTPAIRAATSRSDRVVYPVLITVVLAGLTATASGATAASTYDYRLGVSVWFRSLFALDPDVTAMAEAPLVYRLHALLAMALFALWPFTRLIHAFTAPLGYLVRPYVVYRYRGRGEVGAGRPGR, from the coding sequence ATGAGGCACCTGCACATCGCCCTGTGGGGCGTCCTGCCGTACCTGACGCTGGTGGTGCTGGTGGCGGGCACCGCCTGGCGCTACCACTACGACCGCTTCGGCTTCACCACCCGCTCCAGCCAGCTGCACGAGAGCCGGCTGCTGCGCATCGCGGGACCGCTCTTCCACTACGGCCTGCTGTTCGTGATCGCCGGTCACGTGGCCGGGCTCCTGGTCCCCGAGTCGCTGACCGACCGCCTCCACGTCGGCGAGCACCTCTACCACGCCAACGCCCTGATCGCGGGCGGCACGGCGGGCCTGGCCACGCTCGCGGGCCTCGCCCTCCTGCTGTACCGCCGTCTGCGGACCCCCGCGATCAGGGCCGCGACCAGCAGGAGCGACCGCGTGGTCTACCCCGTGCTGATCACGGTCGTCCTCGCCGGACTGACGGCCACCGCGTCCGGCGCGACGGCGGCGTCCACGTACGACTACCGGCTCGGCGTCTCCGTCTGGTTCCGCAGCCTGTTCGCCCTGGACCCGGACGTGACCGCCATGGCCGAGGCCCCGCTGGTCTACCGCCTGCACGCACTCCTCGCCATGGCCCTCTTCGCCCTGTGGCCCTTCACCCGCCTGATCCACGCCTTCACGGCGCCGCTGGGCTACCTGGTGCGGCCGTACGTCGTGTACCGCTACCGGGGACGCGGCGAAGTGGGCGCGGGCCGGCCGGGGCGCTGA
- a CDS encoding aldo/keto reductase, with protein MQYRTLGRTGVQVSSLALGAMNFGSIGRTTQDEATAIVDAALEGGINLIDTADMYGRGESEEMVGKAIAGRRDDIVLATKANMPMSDEPNHQGSSRRWLVTELDNSLRRLGVDHVDLYQVHRWDPTTSDEETLSALTDLQRAGKIRYFGSSTFPAYRIVEAQWAAREHRLGRYVTEQPSYSLLQRGIESHVLPVTEQYGLGVLVWSPLASGWLSGAVRAGREVATHRSEILPERFDTTLPANRARLDAVEKLAAVADEAGLSLIQLALGFVTAHPAVTAALVGPRTLDHLRSQLAAADTVLSDDVLDAIDAIVAPGTDLAAHEKFDAPPALLDPALRRRRRPAAH; from the coding sequence ATGCAGTACCGCACCTTGGGCCGCACCGGTGTGCAGGTCAGCTCGCTCGCGCTCGGCGCCATGAACTTCGGCAGCATCGGGCGCACCACCCAGGACGAGGCCACCGCCATCGTCGACGCCGCCTTGGAGGGCGGCATCAACCTCATCGACACCGCCGACATGTACGGCCGCGGCGAGTCGGAGGAGATGGTCGGCAAGGCGATCGCCGGGCGTCGCGACGACATCGTGCTGGCCACGAAGGCGAACATGCCGATGAGCGACGAGCCCAACCACCAGGGCTCCTCGCGCCGCTGGCTGGTCACCGAGCTGGACAACAGCCTGCGCCGCCTCGGCGTCGACCACGTCGACCTCTACCAGGTCCACCGGTGGGACCCGACCACGAGCGACGAGGAGACGCTGTCCGCGCTCACCGATCTGCAGCGCGCCGGAAAGATCCGGTACTTCGGGTCCTCCACCTTCCCCGCGTATCGGATCGTCGAGGCGCAGTGGGCCGCCCGCGAGCACCGGCTGGGCCGCTACGTCACCGAGCAGCCCAGCTACTCCCTCCTCCAGCGCGGGATCGAGAGCCACGTGCTGCCGGTGACCGAGCAGTACGGGCTCGGCGTGCTGGTGTGGAGCCCGCTGGCCTCGGGCTGGCTGTCGGGCGCGGTGCGCGCGGGGCGGGAGGTCGCCACGCACCGGTCCGAGATCCTGCCCGAGCGCTTCGACACCACGCTGCCCGCCAACCGGGCCCGGCTCGACGCCGTCGAGAAGCTCGCCGCGGTGGCCGACGAGGCCGGGCTGAGCCTGATCCAGCTCGCGCTGGGCTTCGTCACCGCGCACCCGGCCGTCACCGCCGCGCTCGTCGGGCCCCGCACCCTGGACCACCTGCGCTCCCAGCTCGCCGCCGCCGACACCGTGCTCTCCGACGACGTCCTCGACGCGATCGACGCCATCGTCGCGCCGGGGACCGACCTCGCCGCACACGAGAAGTTCGACGCCCCGCCCGCGCTGCTCGACCCGGCGCTGCGCCGTCGGCGCCGTCCGGCGGCCCACTGA
- a CDS encoding TetR/AcrR family transcriptional regulator, whose amino-acid sequence MKDGEAATGQAASRPKRADARRNEKSLLDAAAAVFVRSGVEAPVRDIAAEAGVGTATIYRHFPTRADLIIGVYRHQVEACAEAGPALLASSPTPYAALASWIDLFVDFLVTKHGLAAVLQSDNAGFETLHAYFLDRLVPVCTDLLAAATDSGEIDTDVPALALMRGVGNLCIGAETPNPSYDARQLVRILIAGLRGAG is encoded by the coding sequence GTGAAGGACGGCGAAGCGGCGACGGGACAGGCGGCCTCCCGGCCCAAACGCGCGGACGCCCGGCGCAACGAGAAGAGCCTGCTCGACGCGGCCGCCGCGGTGTTCGTCAGATCGGGCGTGGAGGCCCCCGTGCGCGACATCGCGGCCGAGGCCGGGGTCGGAACGGCCACGATCTACCGTCACTTCCCGACCCGGGCGGACCTCATCATCGGCGTCTACCGGCACCAGGTGGAGGCCTGCGCCGAGGCCGGCCCCGCCCTGCTGGCGAGCAGCCCGACCCCGTACGCCGCACTCGCGAGCTGGATCGACCTGTTCGTCGACTTCCTGGTCACCAAGCACGGCCTCGCCGCGGTCCTCCAGTCCGACAACGCCGGTTTCGAGACCCTCCACGCGTACTTCCTCGACCGTCTCGTCCCCGTCTGCACCGACCTCCTCGCCGCCGCGACGGACTCCGGCGAGATCGACACCGACGTGCCGGCACTGGCCCTCATGCGCGGCGTCGGCAACCTCTGCATCGGCGCGGAAACCCCCAACCCGAGCTACGACGCGCGGCAACTGGTGCGCATCCTGATCGCGGGGCTGCGCGGGGCGGGCTGA
- a CDS encoding helix-turn-helix domain-containing protein: MTTSEAVYRAVAEHGAVFRSDCPSRPILDQIADKWSMMVMAVLAEPRRFNEIKRRLDGVTQRVLTQTLRRLERNGMVERRVLPTSPVGVEYSLTPLGESLREPFARLYDWTVANAAEIQSHQRDYDRRTQR; the protein is encoded by the coding sequence GTGACCACTTCTGAAGCCGTCTACCGGGCCGTCGCCGAGCATGGCGCGGTGTTCCGGTCCGACTGCCCGAGCCGGCCGATCCTCGACCAGATCGCCGACAAGTGGTCGATGATGGTGATGGCGGTCCTCGCCGAACCACGCCGGTTCAACGAGATCAAGCGCCGCCTCGACGGTGTCACGCAACGCGTCCTCACCCAGACCCTGCGCCGGCTCGAACGCAACGGGATGGTCGAGCGCCGTGTGCTGCCGACCTCGCCGGTCGGCGTCGAGTACTCGCTGACTCCCCTCGGCGAGTCCCTGCGCGAGCCGTTCGCCCGCCTCTACGACTGGACCGTCGCGAACGCCGCCGAGATCCAGTCGCACCAGCGCGATTACGACCGGCGCACCCAGCGCTGA
- a CDS encoding enoyl-CoA hydratase/isomerase family protein, whose amino-acid sequence MSHDTYQTLRVSRKNGIAHVTIDNPPINVLGVAVMTDLRRLLTGLAGDDTVRVIVFDSADPDFFLAHVDMTATPDAVAGLMADLPDGVNVFQAVGEQLRRQPQVTIVKLAGRARGGGAEFVAAADMAFAAIGTAGLGQIEALMGIVPGGGATQYLTERVGRHRALEIVLGADLMDAETAERYGWVNRAVPADRLDEFVDRLAANIAALPDGVVAAAKYAILPRDHSDGLARENDAWAELVFRPATARLMGAGLADGAQTRDGERDLEGLFRGLAG is encoded by the coding sequence ATGAGCCACGACACGTACCAGACCTTGAGGGTCAGCCGGAAGAACGGAATCGCCCACGTCACGATCGACAACCCGCCGATCAACGTCCTCGGCGTCGCGGTCATGACCGACCTGCGGCGCCTGCTCACCGGCTTGGCCGGGGACGACACCGTACGCGTGATCGTGTTCGACAGCGCGGACCCGGACTTCTTCCTCGCCCACGTCGACATGACCGCCACCCCGGACGCCGTCGCCGGACTCATGGCCGACCTGCCGGACGGCGTCAACGTCTTCCAGGCCGTGGGTGAGCAGCTGCGCCGCCAGCCGCAGGTGACCATCGTCAAGCTCGCGGGCAGGGCGCGTGGCGGCGGAGCCGAGTTCGTCGCGGCGGCGGACATGGCGTTCGCGGCCATCGGCACGGCCGGGCTCGGCCAGATCGAAGCCCTCATGGGCATCGTTCCCGGCGGCGGTGCCACGCAGTACCTCACCGAGCGCGTCGGCCGTCACCGCGCCCTGGAGATCGTGCTCGGCGCGGACCTGATGGACGCCGAGACCGCCGAGCGGTACGGCTGGGTCAACCGAGCCGTACCCGCCGACCGGCTCGACGAGTTCGTCGACCGCCTCGCCGCCAACATCGCCGCGCTGCCCGACGGCGTCGTCGCGGCGGCGAAGTACGCCATCCTCCCCCGCGATCATTCCGATGGCCTGGCGCGGGAGAACGACGCCTGGGCCGAGCTCGTATTCCGCCCCGCCACGGCACGGCTCATGGGCGCCGGGCTGGCCGACGGCGCCCAGACCCGGGACGGCGAACGGGACCTCGAGGGGCTGTTCCGCGGTCTCGCCGGGTGA